The sequence TACTACTGTTGTAGAATCTGAACGGGGAGCAAAGGGTTTGTGGGTTATGGAGAAATCCGCGGATTTTTAGGAGTTTGCGGGTCAGAGCTGGCCCCAAGAGGATATCTTTTGACAGAGAATGTAGGGAGGGCTTACAAGCTGGGATAGATAAGCTTGCTGATGCTGTTTCTCTTACCTTAGGACCCAAAGGTTTCAGATGCCTTAATtggtttctcttttttctttttcatgtcaATGAATGTATGCTTACAGagacttataaaaaaaaaaaaaaagaatgtatgCTTATAGAGAATTTCTTGATTGGTTTTAGCTTAAATCCTGCAGGACGTAATGTGATTCTTTCTGAGGCCGGAACATTAAAAGTGATCAATGATGGGGTGACAATTGCTCGGGCTATAGAGCTTTCGGATGCAATTGAAAACGCAGGAGCAACGCTTATGCAAGAGGTCATTCAGGGTCCTTAGATGTTTCTTTTACCTAACCAGTTTATTTGGCATAAATTTGTTTGAATGTCGTTTGAATGTGTACCTAATTGTTTGAATGTTGTTAACAGGTTGCAAGTAAGACAAATGATGTGGCAGGTGATGGTACTACGACTGCTATCATTTTGGCTCGGGAAATGATCAAGTCTGGTTTGTTGGTGGTCGCTTTTGGAGCTAACCCAATTGGTTTGAAGAAAGGAATGGATAAGACTGTGAAAGAATTGGTCAaggttttgaagaagaaaagctTTCCTGTAAAAGGGAGGGATGATATAAGAGGTTGGATACATctatttgtttgaatttttttagaaatcgCAACATGTTAATCAAAGGAAATCTTGAAATGCCTTTACTATCTGCAGCTGTGGCCTCAATTTCTGCTGGAAATGATGACTTTGTTGGGAATTTAATTGCTGAAGCTATAGATAAAATTGGCCCTGATGGAGTAATCTCCATTGAATCATCCTCATCGTCTGAAACCTCTGTTATAATTGAAGAAGGAATGAAGGTGAGTCACATTAAGATATTTCTTAGTTAGATGGTTCTTTAACAACTTTTGAAGACAACATATTGTAGGGGGGCCTAATGGTTCTGGcaagattttaaattttggtttgGCATTAATTCTGGTATTGGTCTAGATGTGAAAACATATTGCAAAGTTTTTGAATTCATTGAAATGAGAAATTTGTTTAGAAATGGGTCTGAATTTGTCTgaatctttataaaaataaaataaaataaaataaaataaaataaaattgtttgaatcttgaaatggcttgaaattcaaagaaaactACAACCTTTATGATGCTTGCCAAAGATTGAAACCTTGGGCATGGGAAGTCACAATAGTGCTAGATAGATCTCAAGGCCTAAAGCTTGCCTCTTATGGAcgatgattttattttattttattttatatatatatatattaattttaaatttatatttttaatcagcCTCTGGTGGATGCACTGTGTGCAAACTTCTTTTCAGACTTTTAATTCTAGTTTTATAAGCATCCAAAAGAATGTATAGAGTCTGTAAGCTTAACTTAATCTTGATTTCCTCATTTGTGAAAtattgttcatttttatttattattactattgcTGTCTAAAGTTTCTATTCTAACATTGTTTCCATACAGATCGACAAAGGTTATATGTCACCCCACTTTATCACAAACCAGGACAAATCTATTGTGGAGTTTGAGAATGCTAAAGTTCTTGTAACTGATCAAAAGATTTCAACCATCAAAGGAATAGTCCCTTTACTGGAAAAGACTACCCAACTGAGTGTCCCACTGCTAATCATTGCTGAGGACATCTCAAGTCAAGTACTTGAAACACTGGTTGTGAACAAAATGCAAGGAATAATTAATGTTGCTGTGGTCAAATGTCCAGGATttggagaaggaaagaaagCTTTATTGCAAGATATAGCCCTTTTGACAGGTAGCTTACTAATGCATTGCAATCTTAATTTGTCAATTTGGTtggctttttgtttttttgtttgtttgtgtttcctttttttttgaatataaaaCTGATATTGAGTAACGGGATTGTCTTCTTCACCCTAAAAATctcgtgtgtgtgtgtgcgtgcaCACATGTCTTGAtgagttatatttgatttcaaagGCTACTTTGATAACCAGAAAATTCTATGATAATGACAAAGGTTTTATTATCACTTGATAtgaacttcaaaatattttgcaGTAGCTCTGATTGTGCATCTGTCttgtgaatttatatttttggtttcaAAGAACACTTGGATAACAAAGAAAGTCTATGATAATGACCCAGGTCTTATTATCACTTGAagatattattttccttttccttcctGAAGGTTGTGAAAGAAATAGTTTCCTCTCCCAGTGCAGGGGTTGTTGAGTTGAAACCCGTTGCCATCGTTTACGTAACATCCATAAAGAATACTCATCTAACAGACCATGCATGTAAATGCCATTAAATGGTTTATCTGGATCACAGGTTAAAAAAATGCTATTGTAAACATCCCTGAAATCTTAATGATTAATGGTTTAGAAATATGAGCACAACCATATGCTTGCTTTTGAAAACCATATGGTATTCTTTTATCATGCGATGTAGTACTTCCACATAATCTAACTATATATGCACTATGCATTCTTATTGACACCATTGTAATGTAATTAGGTGCTGATTTCCTCTCTGGAGATTTGGGACTGACTCTTGACAGTGCAACGTCAGATCAGCTTGGCATTGCAAGAAAAGTAACCATAACAAGCAATTCAACAACCTTTGTTGCTGATCCTTCAACTAAACCTGAAATACAGGCAAGAATTTTGCAGATAAAGAAAGATCTCGCTGAAACTGATAGTTCGTATCTTTCAAGGAAGCTCTCTGAAAGGATTGCTAAACTCTCTGGTGGTGTGGCCATAATCAAGGTCTGCTATACTTAAACCTATACGGCAGAGAGAACTTAATGCATTAACTGTGTGATGTAATTTCTGCTGCAACCTTGAGTTGGCTTGagtaatttttctttagttcATGCAAGACTTTTGAGCTGTAAAGAAGGTTTCATATTTTATCTGCCTACATTTCAAATCAGGTAGAGATTAAGACAAAATCCAAACTCTTTGTAGGGTTTTTGAGATTTTGTTTAGAATActggaaattttaatttgaacttggtcaaaattttgaaatgttgaagTTTTTGAATGGCTCAAAGTTTAGACGGAATATCATACTTGAAACTTTGTCAAATTTACCAGACATGGTGgccttaaggctatgtttggttgccGGAAAGttcgaggaaaagaaaatggagaggaaaaaTATAGGGaaagaaagtaaagaaaatattgaaatctttttcttgtttggttttctatagaaaagttgaaagaaagaaaattaaattattgaggAATGTTATTTTTCCTAACTTTCCTCACCTTTATCTTAGGAAAATGGGAAGGAaaatcttttaacatttttcctcctctttttccatagtttttttttccttaccttTTTTCATGACATCCAAACATaagaatattattttccttaattttttccCTTAGTATTTTtgggaaaccaaacatagcctaaatgtTGCCATATTATTCGAGTGAAGTAGATCAACATGGAAGTAAGACGCTTAACACAATGTGTTGAAGTGATTATCAGAAGGTTGACTGGTAGCTATATATTATAAAGATACATAATAAATAAGTGACTTGAATTTGAAGTGTGGATCTTTAACCACACGATATCTCTTTTACATTGCTAAGCAGAGTGTGTGGATTTAGGTAGGAGCACATACAGAGACGGAACTCGAAGATCGGAAACTCAGAATTGAGGATGCAAAGAATGCAACGTTTGCTGCCATGGATGAAGGTATAGTACCTGGTGGTGGGGCTACCTATATTCATCTGGAAGAACAGATACCCATCATAAAGCACTCCATGGAAGATCCAGACGAGCAGATTGGTGCTGACATTGTGGCAAAGGTACgttgtcattttcctttttcctttttccttttcctggattatattttctacatttgtCCATTCCTACTCCAATAAGCAAAATACTATCCCAACTGATTGGCGTCTTCTAATCAAATCCACCATCCATTCTGTCTTATTTAGGGTTGTTTCTTTGGTTAATTCATTTGCCATTCGGTCCCTTACTGGAACTTTAATTGCATAGCATCGTCAATTTTGTTCATCATCCTTTTCCTCCTATTGAATGCTTACAAGTCACGATATCTGGTCAGGAATGGTTTGAGGACAACTAAAACACCGAATAAATGATTTGTGCTAGGTTAAACTTCACCGCCCGGAATTGATATTTCTTCTTTCCATTGTTAAATCCCATTGTTTCCACCAGCTATGGGATTGAAGTTGATTTGTTGCGAGTGTTCCAGGTGAAATAAGTATgcatgaatgtttttatttgaaatgaaaaaggaacCCCGAGATTTCATCAAACACCGACGTTTTGTTAGATATCAAAGTTGTTGAGATTATATACACTATCATATTTGAGATGGCTTAACCAGCCCAGTTACCCCAAACGGTCTTGTGCAAATGTATGGCTTTAGTGTTTAACATTTCATCATCTTTTTCACATCTAAAACCCTGGTTGGTCGAGTTTCAGGCACTTGCTGCACCAGCCAAAGCAATTGCAACTAATGCAGGAGTTGATGGAGCTGTTGTCATAGAGAAGATCCGGACTTGTGACTGGAGAACAGGGTATGATGCAATGACGGGTAGATACCAAGATCTTCTCAATGCTGGAGTGGTTGATCCCTGTCGGGTCTCAAGGTGTGCCCTTCAAAATGCAGTATCTGTTGCTGGCATTGTTCTAACAACCCAAGCTGTATTGGTGGAGAAAACAAAGCCGCCCAAGTCAGCAGTTCCTCGTCTCCCTGGAATAACTCCTTAAACAGCAGAGTAGAAGAACAAGAAGCAGAAATTCATGGAGAGCCAGACCAGAGCTGAGAAGGAAGCCCCCAACTAAGCTACATGCTTTTCATTTGACTGAATTTTTGCCTTGTCAAGTTTAGCTTCATTTGGAATGAAAATCAGGGCAAGCAAGACAATGAAGAAACAAAGCCAAGTAAGTCCACATTGTCTTCCATGGAACAGAACCGTGCAACTTCCAGTGGCTTGATTTGGAGTTAAAGACGAAGCTGAGGAAAACCCCATGGAattcaggtttttttttatcGGAATACCCTGATTGAGAGGAAG is a genomic window of Vitis riparia cultivar Riparia Gloire de Montpellier isolate 1030 chromosome 1, EGFV_Vit.rip_1.0, whole genome shotgun sequence containing:
- the LOC117921510 gene encoding chaperonin 60 subunit alpha 2, chloroplastic is translated as MSLCFSSSLSLPQPSFFSNLNGEQRVCGLWRNPRIFRSLRVRAGPKRISFDRECREGLQAGIDKLADAVSLTLGPKGRNVILSEAGTLKVINDGVTIARAIELSDAIENAGATLMQEVASKTNDVAGDGTTTAIILAREMIKSGLLVVAFGANPIGLKKGMDKTVKELVKVLKKKSFPVKGRDDIRAVASISAGNDDFVGNLIAEAIDKIGPDGVISIESSSSSETSVIIEEGMKIDKGYMSPHFITNQDKSIVEFENAKVLVTDQKISTIKGIVPLLEKTTQLSVPLLIIAEDISSQVLETLVVNKMQGIINVAVVKCPGFGEGKKALLQDIALLTGADFLSGDLGLTLDSATSDQLGIARKVTITSNSTTFVADPSTKPEIQARILQIKKDLAETDSSYLSRKLSERIAKLSGGVAIIKVGAHTETELEDRKLRIEDAKNATFAAMDEGIVPGGGATYIHLEEQIPIIKHSMEDPDEQIGADIVAKALAAPAKAIATNAGVDGAVVIEKIRTCDWRTGYDAMTGRYQDLLNAGVVDPCRVSRCALQNAVSVAGIVLTTQAVLVEKTKPPKSAVPRLPGITP